The genomic window TCCTCGGCGTAGTCCAGGTCCAGGACCGGGGTGTTTTTGTAGATGCCCACCGACACGGCCGCGATGCTCCCGTGGATCGGACTCGCCTTGAGCTGCCGGCTCTTTTCGAGCGAACGGCAGGCGTCAACCAGCGCCACAAACGCCCCGGTAATCGATGCGGTCCGCGTGCCGCCGTCCGCCTGCAGCACATCGCAGTCGAGCGTGATGGTTCGCTCACCGAGCGCCGCGAGGTCCACCACGGCCCGCAGCGAGCGGCCGATCAGGCGCTGGATTTCCAGGGTCCGACCGCCCTGCTTTCCGCGCGCCGCCTCCCGGCCCGTGCGGGTGCCGGTCGAGCGCGGCAGCATGCCGTATTCGGCGGTCACCCAACCGCGGCCTTTGCCCCGCAGCCAGGGCGGCACGCGGTCTTCGACCGATGCGGTACACAGGACCCGCGTGTCTCCGGTGCTCACGAGGACCGAGCCTTCCGCATGTTTCGTGAAGTGCCGCTGCAGCGATACGGCGCGCAGCTCGTCGGGCTGTCGACCGCTGGGTCGGATGGTCGGTGGCTGGTCATTCATTGCTGGGGGTCGGTCCTTGAGACGGGTTTTGTTCAGCTGAGCGATGAGTTTACCATTGCCGTTTTCGCGCTGTGAAAACCACCATGTACAGCATGACCGCGTTTGCGACCGGCAGCGAGGATACGCCCTGGGGCCATCTCACGCTGGAGTTGCGGAGCTTGAATCACCGGTACCTTGAGCTGTTCATC from Pseudomonadota bacterium includes these protein-coding regions:
- the rph gene encoding ribonuclease PH codes for the protein MNDQPPTIRPSGRQPDELRAVSLQRHFTKHAEGSVLVSTGDTRVLCTASVEDRVPPWLRGKGRGWVTAEYGMLPRSTGTRTGREAARGKQGGRTLEIQRLIGRSLRAVVDLAALGERTITLDCDVLQADGGTRTASITGAFVALVDACRSLEKSRQLKASPIHGSIAAVSVGIYKNTPVLDLDYAEDSNAETDLNLVMNDAGAIVEIQGTAEGHAFRRDELDAMLNLGELGISRLVELQRAALAE